In the Desulfuromonadaceae bacterium genome, one interval contains:
- a CDS encoding GIY-YIG nuclease family protein yields MTKAIEEILAPKPEARPRIYAYSIDDPAHKGLLKVGQTTRNVKQRVAEQVKTAAIKNYTIELDESAERDDGTIFTDHQVRVALARKGFENTELEWMRCSVADVRTVLTELRIGQVLTGTHHETFPMRREQIEAVNKTHAYFHSIWTEEMHAVPRFLWNAKMRFGKTFTTYQLAKKLGAKRVLVVTFKPAVEDAWQTDLESHVDFDGWQYLSRSSGSDPTQINNKKPVVYFGSFQDLLGRDKAGNIKPKNEWLHAVNWDLVAFDEYHFGAWRETAKELFEGEEEAVAKQEAKLEYAADLEDVNEDLTVLSEKETEFLPITTKAYLYLSGTPFKALATGEFIEEQIFNWTYTDEQRAKEEFATRHPGQRNPYGALPQMRLLTYQMPDELLAIASGGEFDEFDLNTFFEASGTGKEAQFKHKSDVQKWLDIIRGGYATKSVEHLKTGTRPPFPYSDVRLLPYLQHSFWFLPNVAACHAMANLLTEKHNVFWHDYSVVVAAGVSAGIGLEALPPVRKAIGSGFETKTITLSCGKLTTGVTVAQWSSILMLRNLKSPETYFQAAFRVQSPWSIKNPNGDNPNEEEILKPVCFVFDFAPTRALRQLSEYGIGLSPNEPNPENAVRDLVSFLPVLAYDGANMTQIDAGGILDIAMSGTSATLLARKWESALLVNVDNDTLRRVFDNPEAMAAVERIEGWRALGDNIIETIINKSDKVKDLKNKAKTGELTAKEKKELTAEEKEYKSKRKLVQEKLIKFATRIPAFMYLTDFRENTLQDVITKLEPDLFLTVTGLTVKGFHLLVRLKVFNTEQMNQAVFAFRRYEDASLRYTGIESHEGLRHYGLYDTVVAKE; encoded by the coding sequence ATGACTAAGGCTATCGAAGAAATCCTCGCGCCCAAGCCAGAAGCTCGGCCACGCATTTACGCCTACTCGATTGACGACCCGGCACACAAGGGCCTCCTCAAGGTGGGCCAGACGACGCGCAACGTGAAGCAGCGCGTCGCCGAGCAGGTGAAGACGGCCGCCATCAAGAACTACACGATAGAACTAGACGAGTCCGCCGAGCGCGACGATGGCACGATTTTCACCGATCACCAGGTGCGCGTGGCGCTCGCCAGGAAGGGCTTCGAAAACACCGAGTTGGAATGGATGCGCTGCTCGGTCGCCGATGTGCGGACGGTGCTTACCGAACTCCGGATCGGCCAGGTACTTACCGGCACCCACCACGAAACATTCCCGATGCGCCGCGAGCAGATCGAGGCGGTAAACAAGACACACGCCTACTTCCATTCGATATGGACCGAGGAGATGCACGCGGTCCCGCGCTTCCTCTGGAACGCCAAGATGCGTTTCGGCAAAACCTTCACCACTTACCAATTGGCCAAAAAACTCGGGGCCAAGCGGGTGTTGGTCGTCACTTTCAAGCCTGCCGTCGAAGATGCGTGGCAGACCGATCTTGAGAGTCATGTTGATTTCGACGGCTGGCAATACCTTTCACGCTCTTCCGGCAGCGACCCGACCCAGATTAACAACAAGAAGCCAGTCGTCTATTTTGGTTCCTTCCAGGATCTGCTTGGCCGGGACAAGGCTGGCAATATCAAGCCGAAGAACGAATGGCTCCACGCGGTGAATTGGGATCTTGTGGCGTTCGACGAGTACCACTTCGGGGCCTGGCGCGAGACCGCCAAGGAGCTGTTCGAAGGCGAGGAGGAAGCCGTCGCGAAGCAGGAGGCCAAGCTCGAATACGCCGCCGATTTGGAGGATGTGAACGAAGACCTCACCGTGCTCTCGGAGAAGGAAACAGAGTTCCTGCCTATTACTACCAAGGCTTATCTGTACCTCTCCGGCACGCCGTTCAAGGCGCTGGCGACCGGTGAGTTCATCGAAGAACAGATCTTCAACTGGACCTACACCGACGAGCAACGCGCCAAGGAGGAGTTCGCCACCCGGCACCCAGGCCAGCGCAACCCCTACGGTGCGTTGCCGCAGATGCGGCTGCTGACCTATCAGATGCCGGATGAACTTCTCGCCATCGCGAGTGGCGGCGAGTTTGACGAGTTTGATCTTAACACTTTCTTCGAGGCCTCGGGCACGGGTAAAGAGGCTCAATTCAAGCATAAGAGCGATGTGCAGAAGTGGCTGGACATTATCCGTGGTGGGTACGCGACCAAATCGGTTGAACATCTGAAGACGGGTACGCGGCCACCGTTTCCGTATTCGGATGTGCGCCTGCTCCCTTACCTGCAACACTCATTCTGGTTCCTGCCCAACGTCGCGGCCTGTCATGCGATGGCAAACCTGCTGACCGAGAAGCACAATGTCTTCTGGCACGATTATTCAGTGGTCGTTGCCGCCGGTGTCTCGGCGGGTATCGGCCTGGAGGCCTTGCCTCCCGTGCGCAAAGCCATCGGGAGTGGATTTGAGACCAAGACCATCACACTGTCGTGTGGCAAGCTCACCACCGGCGTGACCGTGGCGCAATGGTCATCCATCCTGATGCTGCGCAATCTCAAGTCGCCCGAAACCTACTTTCAAGCCGCATTCCGGGTGCAGTCGCCTTGGTCGATCAAGAACCCTAACGGTGACAACCCGAACGAAGAGGAAATCCTCAAGCCCGTCTGCTTCGTGTTCGATTTCGCTCCCACCCGCGCATTGCGGCAACTGTCCGAATACGGGATCGGACTCTCGCCTAACGAACCGAACCCGGAGAACGCCGTCAGGGATCTCGTCTCCTTTTTGCCAGTGCTTGCCTACGACGGTGCCAACATGACGCAGATCGACGCCGGCGGCATCCTCGATATCGCCATGTCGGGCACCTCGGCCACACTGCTGGCCCGCAAATGGGAGTCGGCGCTGCTGGTGAACGTGGACAACGACACCCTGCGCCGCGTCTTTGACAATCCCGAAGCAATGGCTGCTGTGGAGCGTATAGAGGGCTGGCGCGCGCTCGGCGACAACATCATCGAGACGATCATTAACAAGAGCGACAAGGTTAAGGACCTCAAGAACAAGGCCAAGACCGGCGAGTTGACGGCGAAGGAGAAGAAGGAGCTGACTGCGGAGGAGAAGGAATACAAGTCCAAGCGCAAGCTCGTTCAGGAGAAACTGATCAAATTCGCCACGCGCATCCCCGCGTTCATGTACCTGACCGACTTCCGCGAGAACACCCTTCAGGATGTCATCACCAAGCTCGAACCGGATTTGTTTTTAACGGTCACTGGTCTGACAGTGAAGGGCTTCCACCTGCTCGTGCGCCTGAAGGTATTTAACACTGAGCAGATGAACCAGGCCGTCTTTGCGTTCCGCCGCTACGAAGATGCCTCTCTCCGCTACACTGGAATTGAGAGCCACGAAGGGCTTCGCCATTATGGGCTGTATGACACGGTGGTGGCGAAGGAGTGA
- a CDS encoding Eco57I restriction-modification methylase domain-containing protein: protein MNSVAGPRQVSFSLRGRNPDVLTCIANLSNDEVFTPPEFANRMLDTLAEAWATAHNGANIWADSSVRFLDPFTKSGVFLREITSRLTKGLAVVIPDLEDRVEHILTNQVYGIGITHLTSLLARRSLYCSKHACGQHSIARSFTSDTGNIWFERVEHTWASGKCTFCGASQSELDRGKGLETHAYALIHTDNIKTRMAELFGDDMQFDVIIGNPPYQLDDGGYGTSAAPIYQLFVEQAKALEPRYLSMVIPARWFAGGKGLDEFRESMLSDDRLRSIDDYLSAADVFPGVGLKGGVCYFLWDRDNPGQCRVTTHFKDWPDSTACRQLLEEGVDVFIRFNEGLSILKKVAAVENGETHSLLLPENKRFDQLVSSRKPFGLETTFKGKVAKSAGDVMVYQNGGKGHVARSTISSNTHLIDKWKIYVGRAAPGTGNKDTYPHKIISTPFLGEPGSISSETYLCIGPFDSKSEAESALSYLSCRLTRLLILLHKPSQDTTRKVYTFVPTQDWDRKWTAEDLYAKYDISVSEIAFIEKVVRPMELQWSL from the coding sequence ATGAACAGCGTCGCCGGCCCGAGACAGGTCAGTTTTTCCCTTCGTGGGCGCAACCCTGACGTATTGACCTGCATTGCGAACCTCTCAAATGATGAGGTGTTCACGCCGCCCGAGTTCGCCAACCGGATGCTCGATACCCTCGCCGAGGCGTGGGCGACTGCCCATAATGGCGCGAACATCTGGGCGGACAGTTCGGTGCGGTTCCTCGACCCGTTCACAAAATCGGGAGTGTTTTTGCGTGAGATCACCAGTCGGCTTACCAAAGGTCTGGCAGTCGTAATTCCGGACCTTGAGGATCGCGTTGAACATATTTTGACCAACCAGGTGTACGGTATCGGTATCACGCATCTCACCAGCCTGCTGGCACGCCGGAGCCTGTACTGCTCGAAGCACGCCTGTGGACAGCACTCCATTGCCAGATCCTTTACGAGTGACACAGGCAACATCTGGTTTGAGCGCGTTGAGCACACATGGGCCAGCGGAAAATGCACGTTCTGCGGTGCCAGCCAGTCGGAACTGGACCGGGGCAAAGGGCTAGAAACCCACGCCTACGCACTCATTCACACTGACAACATCAAGACTCGGATGGCCGAGTTGTTTGGAGACGATATGCAGTTTGACGTGATCATCGGCAATCCGCCGTACCAGTTGGACGATGGCGGATACGGAACGAGCGCCGCGCCCATCTATCAATTATTCGTAGAGCAAGCAAAGGCTTTAGAGCCACGCTACCTGTCGATGGTTATCCCTGCCCGCTGGTTTGCCGGGGGCAAGGGGCTGGATGAGTTTCGAGAGTCGATGCTCAGCGACGACCGCCTGCGCTCAATTGACGATTATCTCAGCGCAGCGGACGTTTTTCCAGGGGTGGGTCTCAAGGGGGGAGTTTGTTACTTTCTTTGGGATCGGGACAATCCCGGCCAATGCCGCGTCACCACTCATTTCAAGGACTGGCCTGATTCGACGGCCTGCCGTCAGCTGCTTGAAGAGGGGGTGGACGTGTTTATCCGCTTCAATGAAGGTCTGTCGATCCTCAAGAAGGTCGCTGCTGTCGAAAATGGGGAAACCCACTCGCTTTTGCTACCAGAAAACAAGCGTTTCGACCAATTAGTCAGTTCCCGAAAGCCATTCGGGCTAGAGACAACGTTCAAGGGCAAGGTTGCCAAGAGCGCCGGTGACGTAATGGTTTATCAGAACGGCGGTAAGGGACACGTTGCTAGAAGCACAATTTCGTCTAACACGCACCTCATTGACAAGTGGAAGATTTACGTTGGCCGGGCTGCTCCTGGCACCGGCAACAAAGACACCTATCCGCACAAAATTATCAGCACACCATTCCTCGGGGAACCGGGCAGCATTTCTTCAGAGACCTATCTCTGCATCGGCCCGTTCGACTCGAAGAGTGAGGCAGAAAGTGCTTTGTCCTACCTTTCTTGCCGGTTGACGCGCCTCCTGATTCTTCTACACAAACCATCCCAAGACACCACGCGCAAGGTCTATACCTTTGTCCCCACGCAAGATTGGGACAGGAAATGGACAGCCGAGGACCTCTACGCGAAATATGACATCTCAGTAAGTGAAATTGCGTTCATCGAGAAGGTTGTTCGCCCGATGGAACTACAGTGGAGCCTCTGA
- a CDS encoding GIY-YIG nuclease family protein, with amino-acid sequence MTKQAFVYILASKKNGTLYTGVTSNLEQRIYQHKHHLLEGFTSKYDVTRLVWFAHGDDIASAIRLEKKIKNRNRQWKIDLIEKSNPDWVDLAADWIDSGPCDFAQGDKSDFAQGDKSDFAQGDKSDFVQDVTIHPVIPRAVAESIARNDDGECL; translated from the coding sequence ATGACGAAACAGGCTTTTGTGTATATTCTTGCCAGTAAGAAAAATGGCACCTTGTACACTGGCGTTACCAGTAATCTGGAGCAGCGCATATACCAGCACAAGCATCATCTGCTTGAGGGGTTCACCAGCAAATATGATGTGACTCGTTTGGTCTGGTTCGCCCACGGCGATGATATTGCCTCGGCAATACGTCTTGAGAAGAAGATCAAGAACCGAAACAGGCAATGGAAGATTGACCTGATTGAAAAGAGCAACCCGGACTGGGTTGACCTGGCTGCAGACTGGATCGATTCTGGACCCTGCGACTTCGCGCAGGGTGACAAGTCTGACTTCGCGCAGGGTGACAAGTCTGACTTCGCGCAGGGTGACAAGTCTGACTTCGTGCAGGATGTCACAATACATCCTGTCATTCCGCGCGCAGTCGCGGAATCCATTGCACGTAATGACGATGGGGAGTGCCTATGA
- a CDS encoding KilA-N domain-containing protein: MSKNSQIVVLNETIRIQRIDQDDFISLTDIAKFKNADDPRFVIQNWMRTRSSIEFLGIWKMLNNPNFNRVEFDTVKNQSGSKGNKTIESFCAEHFVSFCAKHFVSSCAKHFVSSCAEHFVSSCAEHFVSSCAEHFVSSCAKSQDPESILAGVQ; encoded by the coding sequence ATGAGCAAGAACAGCCAGATTGTTGTGTTAAATGAAACCATCCGCATCCAGAGGATTGATCAGGATGATTTTATTTCTCTGACGGATATCGCCAAGTTCAAGAATGCCGATGATCCGAGGTTTGTCATCCAGAACTGGATGCGTACGCGTTCATCCATCGAATTCCTGGGTATTTGGAAGATGTTGAATAATCCGAATTTTAACCGTGTCGAATTCGATACGGTTAAAAATCAATCCGGCAGCAAGGGGAACAAAACAATTGAGTCATTCTGCGCGGAGCATTTCGTGTCATTCTGCGCGAAGCATTTCGTGTCATCCTGCGCGAAGCATTTCGTGTCATCCTGCGCGGAGCATTTCGTGTCATCCTGCGCGGAGCATTTCGTGTCATCCTGCGCGGAGCATTTCGTGTCATCCTGCGCGAAGTCGCAGGATCCAGAATCTATTCTGGCAGGTGTGCAATGA
- a CDS encoding SAM-dependent methyltransferase, whose amino-acid sequence MSLIKSKKRVADHGEVFTPAWMVEAMLDLVKGESERIDSRFLEPACGSGNFLVRVLQRKLTAVELKFGKSDFEKRHYALLALMCAYGIELLADNIAECRANMLDIFGDYLNIDESDDLYRAAFFVLSQNLIHGDALTMLTQDGQPITFAEWGYLGKGKFQRRDFRLDTLSQMSSLSEEGTLFAHLGKHEIFKPARIYLPLSVSDLAALGGE is encoded by the coding sequence ATGAGCCTCATCAAGTCAAAAAAACGTGTTGCTGACCACGGGGAGGTGTTCACACCCGCGTGGATGGTCGAGGCGATGCTCGACCTCGTCAAAGGCGAGTCCGAGCGCATTGATTCGCGCTTTCTGGAGCCAGCGTGCGGGAGCGGAAACTTCCTTGTCCGGGTTTTGCAGCGCAAGCTCACTGCGGTCGAACTCAAATTCGGAAAGTCCGACTTTGAAAAACGGCACTACGCTCTTCTTGCGCTGATGTGCGCTTACGGCATTGAGCTCTTGGCGGATAACATTGCCGAGTGTCGCGCGAACATGTTGGATATCTTCGGTGACTACCTGAATATCGATGAGTCGGATGACCTCTATCGAGCTGCCTTCTTTGTCCTTTCGCAAAACCTCATTCACGGTGACGCCCTGACGATGCTCACCCAGGATGGCCAACCGATCACTTTCGCCGAGTGGGGCTACCTCGGCAAGGGCAAGTTTCAGCGGCGCGATTTTCGTCTGGACACCCTCTCCCAGATGTCATCTCTCAGCGAGGAGGGTACGCTCTTCGCGCATCTTGGTAAACACGAAATTTTCAAGCCAGCCAGAATCTACCTGCCGCTGTCGGTGAGTGACCTGGCTGCTCTGGGGGGAGAGTGA
- a CDS encoding type II toxin-antitoxin system RelE/ParE family toxin yields MSSFTLTNMALADLKEIGRFTQTRWGREQRDLYLKMLDISFQQLAANQLKGKDCSELRIGYRKLNTGSHVIFYRQTLADTIEIVRVLHRHMDIETQLSEF; encoded by the coding sequence ATGTCCTCTTTTACCCTCACGAACATGGCGCTGGCTGATTTGAAAGAGATCGGTCGTTTCACACAAACCCGTTGGGGGCGTGAACAGCGCGACCTCTATCTGAAAATGCTGGACATTTCATTCCAGCAGTTGGCTGCCAACCAGCTGAAAGGGAAAGATTGCAGTGAGCTTCGAATTGGCTACCGGAAGTTGAATACTGGTAGCCATGTGATTTTCTATCGTCAAACTCTTGCCGATACGATTGAGATTGTCCGTGTTCTGCACAGACATATGGATATTGAAACGCAACTTTCTGAGTTTTAA
- a CDS encoding type II toxin-antitoxin system ParD family antitoxin, whose protein sequence is MQKNTSVTLGKHYENFISQQVAQGRFGSASETIRAGLRLLEERETKLSLLRRALIEGEESGTADYSLKSVLAELDDDSSH, encoded by the coding sequence ATGCAAAAAAATACCAGTGTTACGCTTGGCAAACACTACGAAAATTTCATTTCTCAGCAGGTTGCCCAGGGACGTTTTGGTTCAGCAAGTGAGACAATCCGTGCCGGCCTGCGGCTTTTGGAAGAACGGGAGACCAAACTGTCCTTGCTACGCCGTGCGCTTATTGAGGGCGAAGAAAGCGGCACGGCAGATTATTCGCTCAAGAGCGTACTTGCTGAGCTTGACGATGACAGCTCCCACTGA
- a CDS encoding virulence RhuM family protein, whose protein sequence is MATPDLSELNHNPQLRIRNSTAEFLIFTSQAGEDDIEVRVEDENVWLTQKLIAKLFGVEVNTINYHLKEIFNTGELQSEATIRKFRIVQNEGTREVTRKIEHYGLQGIIAVGFRVNSERATHFRKWAGQVLKDFTLRGYVLDNIRLKNGAFLSNQYFKDLILEIRDIRESERNFYQQITDIYATALDYDLHSPTTKTFFATVQNKMHFATHGHTAAELIVNRVNHQKDFMGLTTWEKAPEGKILKSDVVIAKNYLNEKEIKFLNRIVTMYLDYAENQAERGIPMTMNDWADKLNAFLKFNDAEILQDAGKVTAEIAKSFAESEFEKYRPIQDRLFESDFDREIKKLLDGNNGA, encoded by the coding sequence ATGGCAACGCCCGATTTATCTGAGCTTAACCATAATCCACAATTACGTATTCGTAATTCAACGGCGGAATTTTTGATTTTCACCAGTCAGGCTGGCGAAGATGATATTGAAGTTCGTGTCGAAGATGAAAACGTCTGGCTTACTCAAAAGCTCATTGCCAAGCTCTTTGGCGTTGAGGTCAATACGATTAACTATCACCTGAAGGAAATATTTAATACCGGGGAACTGCAATCTGAGGCAACTATTCGAAAATTTCGAATAGTTCAAAACGAAGGGACCCGTGAAGTTACCCGAAAAATCGAACATTATGGTTTGCAGGGTATCATTGCCGTTGGTTTTCGGGTCAATTCAGAACGAGCTACTCATTTTAGAAAATGGGCAGGGCAAGTTTTAAAAGATTTTACACTTCGTGGATATGTTCTCGATAATATTCGCCTCAAAAATGGTGCATTTCTAAGCAACCAATATTTCAAGGATTTGATTCTTGAAATTCGTGATATCAGGGAAAGCGAGCGTAATTTTTATCAGCAGATTACTGATATATACGCCACCGCACTCGATTATGATCTGCATTCACCTACAACAAAAACATTTTTTGCGACAGTCCAAAATAAAATGCATTTTGCCACCCACGGTCACACTGCTGCTGAACTTATTGTGAATCGTGTCAATCATCAAAAAGATTTTATGGGTCTTACGACATGGGAAAAAGCTCCCGAAGGAAAAATATTAAAATCAGATGTTGTGATTGCGAAAAATTATCTGAATGAAAAAGAGATCAAGTTTTTAAATAGAATTGTCACTATGTACCTCGATTATGCAGAAAATCAGGCAGAACGGGGTATTCCCATGACCATGAATGACTGGGCAGATAAGTTGAACGCTTTTTTGAAATTTAATGACGCAGAAATCTTGCAGGACGCAGGCAAAGTAACCGCTGAGATAGCCAAATCGTTTGCCGAAAGCGAATTTGAAAAATACCGACCTATTCAAGACCGGCTTTTTGAGTCTGATTTTGACCGGGAAATAAAAAAGCTGTTGGACGGGAATAACGGGGCATGA
- a CDS encoding shikimate kinase, with product MNIVLIGYRGTGKSHVGSILAKHFKRQLVSLDAEIVKAAGKSIPAFVAQMGWSAFRDLETTQVRKLAGCDERVIDCGGGVIERPENIEILRANGVVFWLSADVATIVARIQDDNQRPALVEGKTFTEEIAEVLAARTPRYRAAAHHEIATDTLNPEAVAARIAAILEDQSR from the coding sequence ATGAATATTGTCCTCATCGGTTATCGCGGCACCGGCAAAAGCCATGTCGGATCGATCCTTGCCAAACACTTCAAGCGGCAACTGGTCAGCCTTGATGCCGAGATAGTCAAAGCGGCAGGTAAATCGATCCCCGCGTTTGTGGCGCAAATGGGCTGGTCCGCCTTTCGCGATCTGGAGACGACGCAGGTACGCAAGCTGGCGGGGTGTGACGAGCGGGTGATTGACTGTGGCGGTGGCGTGATCGAACGACCGGAAAATATCGAGATTCTGCGCGCCAACGGAGTGGTGTTCTGGTTGTCAGCCGATGTCGCGACGATCGTGGCACGGATTCAGGATGACAATCAACGTCCGGCGCTGGTTGAGGGGAAAACCTTTACCGAAGAAATCGCCGAGGTGCTGGCCGCGCGAACCCCCCGCTATCGCGCTGCCGCGCATCATGAAATTGCGACCGACACGCTGAATCCGGAAGCTGTCGCCGCGCGGATCGCCGCCATATTGGAGGATCAGTCTCGGTGA
- the aroE gene encoding shikimate dehydrogenase → MKDIGFITPRTRFCVLIGNPVGHSLSPAIHNAAFAATRQDFVYLACPVEDVANALAGMRALGNFRGMSITIPHKIEVMKYVDEVSAVDRAIGSINTVICEEGKLIGSGTDGPGALKALVDAGVDLAAKKVLILGCGGAARAIAFTLAQRCTLAEMIMLDINQTLLEDLTADLRAGTACPISHAALNAETIAAAMARAEVIIQCTPIGMHPKVDASLVPAELFRPGQVAFDVVYNPLETRFLREAKAAGVQTISGVEMFINQAVLQFELFTGVDAPCAVMRQVVMEQLRA, encoded by the coding sequence ATGAAAGACATCGGCTTTATCACTCCGCGCACCCGTTTTTGCGTGCTTATCGGCAACCCGGTTGGACACAGCCTCTCTCCAGCGATTCATAATGCCGCATTTGCGGCGACCAGACAAGATTTTGTTTACCTCGCGTGTCCGGTTGAGGATGTCGCCAATGCTTTGGCGGGGATGCGCGCCTTGGGTAATTTTCGCGGCATGAGTATCACCATCCCGCACAAAATAGAAGTGATGAAATATGTCGATGAGGTCTCCGCGGTAGATCGCGCGATCGGTTCGATCAATACCGTGATTTGTGAAGAGGGCAAGTTGATCGGTTCCGGGACCGACGGTCCGGGGGCGCTGAAGGCGCTGGTCGATGCGGGCGTGGATCTTGCCGCAAAAAAGGTACTGATCCTCGGTTGCGGGGGGGCGGCCCGGGCGATCGCTTTTACGCTGGCGCAACGCTGCACACTGGCAGAGATGATCATGCTCGACATCAATCAGACGCTGCTGGAGGATTTGACCGCCGATCTGCGGGCCGGAACCGCCTGCCCAATCAGCCATGCAGCATTGAACGCCGAAACGATTGCGGCGGCGATGGCGCGGGCCGAGGTCATTATCCAGTGCACCCCGATCGGGATGCACCCGAAGGTCGATGCGTCCCTGGTCCCGGCGGAACTCTTCCGGCCCGGTCAGGTGGCCTTTGATGTTGTCTACAACCCTCTGGAAACAAGGTTTCTGCGCGAAGCCAAAGCTGCGGGGGTGCAGACGATCTCCGGCGTCGAGATGTTTATCAATCAGGCGGTGTTGCAATTTGAACTGTTCACCGGTGTTGACGCTCCCTGCGCGGTGATGCGCCAGGTCGTCATGGAGCAGTTGCGCGCATGA
- a CDS encoding YajD family HNH nuclease encodes MRKEEQQRQNGYREQAMKLFPPVCGRCSREFSGKGLRELTVHHKDHNHDNNPPDGSNWELLCVYCHDHEHTRGLQEREAGGPDASNERPTLVHSPFAVLAAKLKQAD; translated from the coding sequence ATGCGCAAGGAAGAGCAGCAGCGCCAAAACGGCTATCGCGAGCAGGCAATGAAACTCTTTCCCCCGGTCTGTGGCCGTTGCAGCCGCGAATTCAGCGGAAAAGGCCTGCGCGAACTGACCGTCCATCACAAAGATCACAACCATGACAACAACCCGCCCGATGGCAGCAACTGGGAACTTCTTTGTGTCTACTGTCACGACCACGAGCACACCCGCGGCCTGCAAGAGCGCGAAGCCGGGGGCCCTGACGCCAGCAACGAACGCCCAACGCTGGTCCATTCACCCTTCGCGGTACTGGCTGCAAAGTTGAAGCAAGCGGACTGA
- a CDS encoding TAXI family TRAP transporter solute-binding subunit, translating to MSKQITSLASCLLLAATFCLVPATGDAAKTRLAFSGGPDGGTFQYFSNGIATRLSKDLAGVEVSNMASAGSVENVRRVNSGDADFGISYSGDTYLARNGRLTNDANTYQNVQAIAYLYGAPAHLIVLADSDINSVDDLKGKRVAVGGAGSGAAASAQRYFGALGLWDKMNTEFLGYSKAASALGDGLIDAMWVFAGFPNSSVIQAAASNKIKLLNLWEAGSKGGAFKQFPFYAPVSIPANTYSGVDYPVATFQDSALWTAGKHVPAETVYKAVADIYTQEGLAYLVKVKKTAKAMSIESALTGIVTPVHAGAQKFWKEKGLTLTADQK from the coding sequence ATCTCAAAACAAATCACATCTCTGGCGTCCTGTCTGCTGCTGGCCGCAACATTCTGCCTCGTCCCTGCCACTGGTGACGCGGCCAAAACCCGTCTTGCGTTCTCGGGCGGACCTGATGGAGGTACTTTTCAGTATTTCTCCAACGGCATTGCAACCCGCCTGTCGAAAGATCTCGCGGGGGTTGAAGTATCTAACATGGCATCTGCCGGTTCGGTTGAAAACGTGCGTCGCGTTAACTCCGGTGATGCCGATTTCGGCATCTCTTACTCGGGCGATACCTATCTGGCACGCAATGGCCGCCTGACCAATGACGCCAATACCTACCAGAATGTTCAGGCCATTGCCTATCTCTACGGCGCTCCGGCGCACCTGATTGTTCTGGCTGACAGCGACATCAATAGCGTTGACGACCTCAAAGGCAAACGTGTTGCCGTTGGTGGCGCCGGTTCCGGGGCCGCAGCTTCGGCGCAGCGCTACTTCGGTGCGCTTGGTCTGTGGGACAAAATGAACACCGAATTTCTGGGCTACAGCAAAGCCGCTTCCGCCCTCGGCGACGGCCTGATCGACGCCATGTGGGTATTTGCCGGATTCCCGAACAGCTCGGTAATTCAGGCGGCAGCAAGTAACAAAATCAAGCTGCTGAACCTCTGGGAAGCTGGCAGCAAAGGGGGCGCATTCAAGCAGTTCCCGTTCTATGCTCCAGTCTCCATCCCGGCGAACACCTACTCCGGCGTTGATTATCCGGTCGCCACCTTCCAGGATTCCGCACTTTGGACTGCTGGCAAGCACGTGCCTGCCGAGACCGTCTACAAAGCAGTGGCCGACATCTACACGCAAGAAGGGCTTGCCTATCTGGTCAAAGTCAAAAAAACCGCCAAAGCCATGTCTATCGAAAGCGCATTGACCGGTATCGTCACTCCGGTTCATGCTGGTGCCCAGAAGTTCTGGAAAGAAAAAGGGCTCACCCTGACCGCCGACCAGAAGTAA